A DNA window from Thermosynechococcaceae cyanobacterium Okahandja contains the following coding sequences:
- a CDS encoding DNA-directed RNA polymerase subunit beta'', with protein sequence MTETTPVFFNRIIDKKGLRNLISWSFSQFGTARTAEMADKVKDLGFRYATRAGVSISVDDLLVPPKKQELLQAAEKEIKIAQDRYSRGEITEVERFQKVIDTWNTTNEELKNEVVRHFRSTDVLNSVYMMAFSGARGNLSQVRQLVGMRGLMANPQGEIIDLPIKTNFREGLTVTEYIISSYGARKGLVDTALRTADSGYLTRRLVDVSQDVIIREEDCETERGITLRSMTVGDKVLALEDRLLGRVALNDVYHPQTGDLLVAKNQPISAELAKQIVNAGIEEVVVRSPLTCEATGSVCRLCYGWSLAHAQLVDMGEAVGIIAAQSIGEPGTQLTMRTFHTGGVFTGEVARQERAPFAGTVEYGKKLRVRPFRTRHGEDAFLVETSGKLSVKSGQKSQEFDLSQGSILLVTDGEAVEAGQLLAEVAQTSRSVRKSTEKVTKDVASDLAGQVRFVNLEAEEKRDRQGTTTRVAPKGGLIWVLSGEVYNLPPGAEPVVKNGDFVEAGTVLAETTVKTEHGGVVRLPEQQESKSGREVEIITASVMLDKAKVLKETQQGREHYIIETAAGQRFSLKAAPGTKVANGQVVAELIDDRYHTATGGILKYADIEVAKKGKAKQGYEVLKGGTLLWVPEETHEVNKDISLLLVEDSQYVEAGTEVVKDIFCQNSGVVEVVQKNDILREIIIKPGELHLVDDPEAARQKHGSLAHPGTEILPGLTAETLCQVDYLEDSPEGPAVLLRPVQEFSVPDEPSVPSQDSSDASGQSIRLRAVQRLPYKHDERVKSVDGVDLLRTQLVLEIGTEAPQLAADIEIVADESDTEAQRLQLVILESLVIRRDVAADQTQGSTLTSLLVKDGDHIGPGAVIARTAINAKQAGQVQGILRSGESVRRILVITDSDRLRIDTHGTPPTVKVGDLLRPGDDIAPGIESPETAAVMEVAEDHVILRLARPYLVSPGAVLQIEDGDLVQRGDNLALLVFERTKTGDIIQGLPRIEELLEARHPKEKCILATRPGTCQVTYNSDDSIDLKVIEEDGTIQEYTMLPGQNPIVGDGQKVDVGDPLTDGPVDPHDILSIYFEYYKPEGLLKAAQISLEKVQAFLVNEVQSVYLTQGIEISDKHIEVVVRQMTSKVRIDDAGDTVLISGEMMSLRQAEQANEPMALTGGAPAQYTPMLLGITKASLNTDSFISAASFQETTRVLTEAAIEGKSDWLRGLKENVIIGRLIPAGTGFNSYEDTASEEEEVEETDDRSGRTHVIVPEPEREPVVDHSTDLSEDVLIDDETASHVVQQFTGSRSSRSLSGYRLDEEDAVQELVGADLDDEYSHGDEYSDSDGEEDDEDDE encoded by the coding sequence ATGACTGAGACAACGCCAGTTTTCTTTAACCGCATCATCGATAAAAAAGGGTTGCGGAACTTAATTTCGTGGTCTTTTAGCCAGTTTGGCACTGCCCGCACGGCGGAAATGGCCGATAAGGTCAAGGATCTGGGTTTTCGCTATGCCACCCGGGCGGGGGTCTCCATTAGTGTGGATGACCTGCTGGTGCCACCGAAGAAGCAGGAGTTACTCCAGGCGGCTGAAAAGGAAATTAAAATTGCCCAAGATCGCTACTCCCGCGGTGAAATTACGGAGGTGGAGCGATTCCAAAAAGTAATTGATACCTGGAATACCACCAACGAAGAACTCAAAAATGAGGTGGTGCGCCACTTCCGCAGTACCGATGTGCTGAACTCGGTCTATATGATGGCCTTTTCGGGGGCGCGGGGGAATTTGTCCCAGGTGCGGCAGTTGGTGGGGATGCGGGGGCTAATGGCCAATCCCCAAGGGGAAATCATTGACCTGCCGATTAAGACAAACTTCCGTGAGGGGTTAACGGTTACCGAGTACATTATTTCCTCCTACGGTGCCCGTAAGGGGTTGGTGGATACGGCGCTGCGCACGGCGGACTCTGGGTATCTGACGCGGCGGCTGGTGGATGTCTCGCAGGATGTAATTATCCGCGAAGAGGATTGCGAAACGGAGCGGGGCATTACTCTGCGCAGTATGACGGTGGGGGACAAGGTTCTTGCTTTGGAGGATCGCCTGCTGGGGCGAGTTGCCCTCAATGATGTCTATCATCCCCAGACGGGCGATCTCCTAGTGGCAAAAAATCAACCGATTTCGGCTGAACTGGCCAAGCAGATTGTTAATGCGGGTATTGAGGAGGTGGTGGTGCGATCGCCCCTCACCTGCGAAGCTACCGGCTCCGTGTGTCGGCTGTGCTACGGTTGGAGCCTTGCCCATGCCCAACTGGTGGATATGGGAGAAGCGGTGGGCATCATTGCCGCCCAATCGATCGGTGAGCCGGGTACGCAGCTAACCATGCGTACCTTCCACACCGGTGGGGTGTTTACCGGTGAAGTGGCCCGCCAAGAGCGCGCCCCCTTTGCAGGCACGGTGGAGTACGGCAAGAAATTGCGGGTGCGCCCCTTCCGAACGCGGCATGGTGAGGATGCTTTCCTGGTGGAGACCTCAGGGAAGCTGAGTGTTAAATCTGGCCAGAAAAGTCAAGAGTTTGATCTTTCTCAAGGCTCGATTCTGCTGGTCACCGATGGGGAGGCCGTTGAAGCGGGTCAACTCTTGGCGGAGGTGGCTCAAACCTCCCGCAGTGTGCGCAAGTCCACCGAGAAAGTTACCAAAGACGTGGCCTCCGACTTGGCGGGGCAAGTGCGGTTTGTCAACCTTGAGGCGGAAGAAAAGCGCGATCGCCAAGGCACGACCACTCGTGTTGCTCCCAAAGGCGGCTTGATTTGGGTGCTCTCGGGTGAAGTGTATAACCTACCTCCGGGGGCAGAACCCGTCGTTAAAAATGGTGACTTTGTTGAAGCCGGGACAGTGTTGGCCGAAACCACCGTGAAAACGGAGCACGGTGGCGTCGTGCGCCTGCCGGAGCAGCAGGAAAGTAAAAGTGGCCGCGAAGTGGAAATTATTACCGCTTCGGTGATGCTAGACAAAGCCAAAGTGCTCAAGGAAACGCAGCAGGGTCGCGAACACTACATTATTGAAACGGCAGCAGGTCAGCGGTTTTCCCTCAAGGCAGCCCCGGGCACCAAAGTGGCCAACGGTCAAGTGGTGGCGGAACTCATTGACGATCGCTACCACACCGCCACCGGCGGCATCCTCAAGTACGCCGACATTGAAGTGGCCAAAAAAGGTAAAGCCAAACAGGGCTATGAGGTTCTCAAGGGCGGGACGCTGCTGTGGGTGCCCGAGGAAACCCACGAAGTCAACAAGGATATTTCGCTGCTGCTGGTGGAAGACAGCCAGTACGTTGAAGCGGGCACCGAGGTAGTCAAAGACATCTTCTGTCAAAACAGCGGTGTAGTGGAGGTGGTTCAAAAAAATGACATCCTGCGGGAAATTATCATCAAGCCCGGCGAACTCCACTTGGTGGATGATCCAGAAGCGGCACGCCAAAAACACGGCAGCCTTGCCCATCCCGGCACAGAAATTCTGCCTGGGTTAACTGCCGAGACCCTGTGCCAAGTGGATTACCTAGAGGATAGCCCGGAAGGGCCAGCGGTACTGCTGCGACCGGTGCAGGAGTTTAGCGTTCCCGATGAACCCTCGGTGCCCAGCCAAGACTCCAGTGATGCCTCTGGTCAGTCGATTCGTTTGCGGGCGGTGCAGCGCTTGCCCTACAAGCACGATGAACGGGTGAAGTCGGTGGATGGGGTGGATCTGCTGCGGACCCAACTGGTGCTTGAAATTGGCACTGAAGCGCCCCAACTGGCGGCGGATATTGAAATTGTGGCGGATGAGTCTGACACCGAAGCGCAGCGGCTGCAACTGGTCATCTTAGAATCCTTGGTGATTCGCCGCGATGTGGCCGCGGATCAAACCCAAGGCAGCACCCTCACCTCCCTGTTGGTGAAGGATGGGGATCATATTGGCCCCGGAGCGGTGATTGCCCGTACCGCCATTAATGCCAAGCAGGCCGGTCAAGTGCAGGGGATTCTCCGCAGTGGCGAATCGGTGCGGCGAATTCTGGTGATTACCGATAGCGATCGCCTGCGCATTGATACCCACGGCACCCCCCCCACCGTCAAGGTCGGCGATTTACTACGCCCCGGGGATGACATTGCCCCCGGCATCGAGTCTCCCGAAACAGCCGCTGTGATGGAAGTGGCGGAAGATCACGTCATCCTGCGCTTGGCGCGTCCCTACCTCGTGTCTCCGGGAGCCGTTTTGCAAATTGAAGACGGGGATCTGGTGCAGCGGGGCGATAACTTGGCACTGTTGGTGTTTGAGCGCACCAAAACCGGCGACATTATCCAAGGGTTACCGCGGATTGAAGAGCTACTCGAAGCTCGCCATCCCAAAGAAAAGTGTATCTTGGCAACCCGTCCGGGCACCTGTCAAGTGACCTACAACAGCGATGACTCCATTGATCTGAAGGTCATCGAGGAGGATGGGACGATCCAAGAGTACACCATGCTGCCGGGGCAAAACCCCATTGTCGGGGATGGCCAAAAGGTGGATGTGGGGGATCCCCTCACCGATGGCCCTGTGGATCCCCACGATATTCTTTCGATTTACTTTGAGTACTACAAACCGGAGGGGCTATTAAAAGCTGCCCAAATTAGTCTGGAAAAAGTACAAGCCTTTTTGGTCAACGAAGTGCAGTCGGTGTACCTCACCCAAGGGATTGAAATTTCCGACAAACACATTGAAGTGGTGGTGCGGCAAATGACCTCGAAGGTGCGGATTGACGATGCAGGCGACACGGTGCTCATTTCCGGCGAAATGATGAGCCTGCGTCAAGCGGAGCAGGCCAACGAACCCATGGCGCTGACCGGTGGTGCGCCCGCCCAGTACACACCAATGCTGTTGGGCATTACCAAGGCCTCCCTCAATACCGATAGCTTTATTTCCGCCGCCAGTTTCCAAGAAACAACGCGGGTGCTGACGGAAGCCGCCATTGAGGGTAAATCTGACTGGCTGCGCGGCCTCAAGGAAAACGTGATTATTGGTCGCTTAATTCCTGCGGGCACGGGCTTCAATAGCTATGAAGACACGGCCAGCGAGGAGGAGGAGGTTGAGGAGACCGACGACCGCTCCGGTCGTACCCACGTGATTGTGCCAGAGCCGGAACGGGAACCGGTGGTGGATCACAGCACCGACTTGAGCGAAGATGTCTTGATTGACGATGAAACCGCCTCTCACGTTGTTCAGCAGTTTACTGGTTCGCGATCGAGTCGTTCCCTGTCGGGCTATCGCCTAGATGAGGAGGACGCGGTGCAGGAACTAGTTGGCGCTGACTTAGATGATGAGTATTCCCATGGGGATGAGTATTCTGATTCCGATGGGGAGGAGGACGATGAAGACGATGAATAG
- a CDS encoding DevA family ABC transporter ATP-binding protein, with the protein MEPVIHIQGLNHYFGQGHLRKQVLFDLTCRIDAGEIVIMTGPSGSGKTTLLTLIGALRSAQEGSLRVLGQELRHSTTEQQIQIRRQTGYIFQGHNLLHALTARQNVQMAMDLQPHLSPKEVHERVDAMLCAVGLQDHLDYYPHQLSGGQKQRVAIARALVAHPKMVLADEPTAALDKKSGRDVVEIMRSLAQEQGCTILIVTHDNRILDVADRLIHMEDGRLSETTLAAER; encoded by the coding sequence ATGGAGCCAGTCATCCACATCCAAGGACTCAACCACTATTTTGGCCAAGGGCATCTGCGCAAACAGGTACTCTTTGATCTGACCTGCCGTATTGATGCGGGTGAAATTGTGATCATGACCGGACCCTCTGGATCCGGTAAAACAACCCTGCTTACGCTGATTGGGGCGCTGCGCTCTGCCCAAGAGGGAAGCCTGCGGGTACTCGGGCAGGAACTACGCCACTCAACCACCGAGCAGCAAATTCAAATTCGGCGGCAAACAGGCTATATCTTCCAAGGGCACAATTTACTCCATGCGCTGACGGCACGTCAAAATGTGCAAATGGCCATGGATCTGCAACCCCACCTTTCCCCCAAAGAGGTGCACGAGCGGGTGGATGCCATGCTCTGTGCCGTTGGCCTCCAAGATCATCTCGACTACTATCCCCACCAGCTTTCCGGGGGGCAAAAACAACGGGTGGCGATCGCCCGTGCCCTCGTTGCCCATCCCAAAATGGTTCTTGCGGACGAACCAACCGCTGCCCTCGATAAAAAATCCGGTCGGGATGTGGTCGAAATTATGCGCAGCTTAGCCCAAGAACAGGGCTGCACGATTTTGATTGTGACCCACGACAACCGGATTCTGGATGTTGCCGATCGCCTCATCCATATGGAAGATGGCCGTCTCTCAGAAACCACACTGGCGGCTGAGCGCTAG
- a CDS encoding ABC exporter membrane fusion protein → MGQPFPFQVGRPWLVAGAIALGLVSIGLSVSYWQQLQRAAEEEANSAALLNPVSDRITALGRLEPEGEVIAVSAPTMTERLGQLLVQEGDRVVAGQVLAYLDTYPERKAERDLAATQLQEARLRFEAETRLATAEIGEAQARRERANEPKLAEIQAQQATLQRIQAELETADREYQRFKQLYADGAVSQQDLDDRTIRVRTLQEELRNAQANLVRLQQERRTELATATAQVEAAQANLGRVQTQVQLLSAERNLELAEARLERATIRAPRNGTVLRVHTRAGENINDKGILELGNTDQMYVVAEVYETDVPRVRVGQRAEIRSRALPEPIAGEVTRVGLLVAKNDLTGTDPAADTDVRVVEVRIRLENSAPVAGLTNMQVEVAIDPRS, encoded by the coding sequence ATGGGACAGCCGTTTCCATTCCAAGTTGGTCGTCCGTGGCTTGTTGCTGGGGCGATCGCCCTAGGCTTGGTGAGTATTGGCCTAAGCGTCAGCTATTGGCAGCAGTTGCAGCGGGCGGCGGAAGAGGAGGCCAACTCGGCGGCGTTGCTCAACCCCGTCAGCGATCGCATTACCGCGTTGGGGCGTTTGGAACCGGAAGGGGAAGTCATTGCCGTGAGTGCCCCCACGATGACGGAACGTCTTGGGCAGCTTCTTGTCCAGGAGGGCGATCGCGTCGTTGCCGGGCAAGTGCTGGCCTATTTAGACACCTATCCCGAGCGGAAAGCGGAACGGGATCTGGCGGCGACTCAACTGCAGGAGGCACGGCTGCGCTTTGAGGCCGAAACCCGCTTAGCCACTGCCGAAATTGGCGAGGCCCAGGCGCGGCGGGAACGCGCCAACGAACCCAAGCTAGCGGAAATTCAGGCGCAGCAGGCAACCCTCCAACGGATTCAAGCAGAACTGGAGACCGCTGATCGCGAATACCAGCGGTTTAAGCAGCTTTATGCCGATGGTGCCGTCTCGCAGCAGGATCTCGACGATCGCACCATCCGTGTTCGCACCCTCCAAGAAGAACTGCGCAATGCCCAAGCTAACCTTGTGCGCTTACAGCAGGAGCGGCGCACGGAACTGGCCACCGCCACCGCCCAAGTGGAAGCGGCCCAAGCCAACTTAGGACGGGTGCAAACCCAAGTGCAACTGCTTTCGGCGGAACGCAACTTAGAACTTGCAGAAGCTCGCCTTGAGCGTGCCACCATTCGGGCACCGCGGAATGGCACGGTACTGCGGGTGCATACCCGGGCGGGTGAAAACATTAACGACAAGGGCATTTTAGAGCTAGGCAACACCGATCAAATGTACGTGGTAGCGGAAGTTTACGAAACCGATGTGCCGCGGGTGCGGGTGGGGCAGCGAGCGGAAATTCGCAGCCGTGCCTTACCAGAACCCATTGCCGGGGAGGTCACCCGTGTGGGGTTGTTGGTGGCCAAGAATGATCTCACCGGCACCGATCCGGCGGCGGATACGGATGTGCGGGTGGTCGAGGTGCGTATTCGCCTCGAGAACAGTGCCCCCGTGGCAGGTTTAACCAATATGCAGGTGGAAGTTGCCATTGACCCGCGTTCCTGA
- the devC gene encoding ABC transporter permease DevC, with product MIFAIPLAWLQLIRERIRLLVAIAGIAFAVVLMLMQFGFRDALFKAAVRFHESLNTDIVLISPQSTALIAMKSFPRRRLFQAAGFEGVESISPLYLSFGLWRNPIDKSTRQLMVIGVDPMAMALQVSDTPGWQNALKLSDHVLFDAQSRAEFGPIPELYRSGKPVITEVSGRRIQVAGLFTMGANFGADGNLLTSDLNFLRMFPERNPGLIDVGLVRIKPGVDAKVLARRMGATLGDDVLVMTREDFAEFERRYWENSTSIGFIFSLGALMGFIVGSVIVYQILYTDVTDHLAEYATLKAMGYRDVFFYGVVMQESLILSCLGYLPGFVVSFGLYTVIANATSLPVWMTVERATLVFTLTVLMCTLSGAIAMRRVQAADPADIF from the coding sequence ATGATTTTTGCCATCCCCTTAGCGTGGTTACAACTCATTCGTGAGCGCATTCGGCTGTTGGTGGCGATCGCCGGTATTGCCTTTGCTGTCGTGCTCATGCTGATGCAGTTTGGCTTTCGCGATGCCCTGTTCAAAGCGGCGGTGCGCTTCCACGAAAGCCTCAACACTGATATTGTCCTCATTAGCCCCCAGTCCACGGCCCTAATTGCCATGAAGAGCTTTCCGCGGCGACGGCTCTTTCAGGCGGCCGGGTTTGAGGGGGTGGAGTCCATTTCACCCCTGTACCTTAGTTTTGGTCTTTGGCGTAACCCCATCGATAAAAGCACCCGTCAACTGATGGTCATTGGCGTGGATCCAATGGCCATGGCGCTGCAGGTGTCGGATACCCCCGGCTGGCAAAATGCCCTGAAGCTCTCAGATCATGTGCTTTTTGATGCCCAGTCGCGGGCGGAATTTGGCCCCATTCCAGAACTGTACCGCAGTGGCAAACCCGTCATTACCGAGGTCTCAGGACGGCGCATTCAAGTGGCCGGCCTCTTTACCATGGGGGCAAACTTTGGCGCTGATGGTAACTTGCTCACCAGTGATCTGAACTTTTTACGGATGTTCCCGGAGCGCAATCCCGGCCTCATTGATGTGGGGTTGGTGCGGATTAAACCCGGTGTTGATGCCAAAGTACTGGCACGGCGCATGGGAGCTACTTTGGGGGACGACGTCCTAGTGATGACCCGCGAAGACTTTGCCGAGTTTGAGCGCCGCTATTGGGAGAACAGTACCTCCATTGGCTTTATTTTTTCCCTCGGTGCCTTGATGGGGTTTATTGTTGGCTCGGTCATTGTCTATCAAATTCTCTACACCGATGTAACGGATCACTTGGCGGAGTATGCCACCCTCAAAGCCATGGGCTACCGCGATGTCTTTTTCTATGGCGTGGTGATGCAGGAGTCGTTGATTCTCTCTTGCTTGGGCTATTTACCCGGCTTTGTTGTCTCCTTTGGGTTATATACCGTCATTGCCAATGCCACCTCGTTGCCGGTCTGGATGACCGTCGAGCGGGCAACCCTCGTGTTTACCTTAACGGTGCTGATGTGTACCCTCTCGGGGGCGATCGCCATGCGGCGGGTACAGGCAGCAGATCCGGCGGATATTTTCTAG
- a CDS encoding DNA-directed RNA polymerase subunit gamma has translation MPRIEQRFDYVKVSLASPERIIQWGERTLPNGQVVGEVTKPETINYRTLKPEMDGLFCERIFGPAKDWECHCGKYKRVRHRGIVCERCGVEVTESRVRRHRMGYIKLAAPVTHVWYLKGIPSYMAILLDMPLRDVEQIVYFNSYVVLNPGNHPELTYKQLLSEDQWQEIEEQIYSEDSELEDIEVGIGAEAIQRLLQDLDLAQEAEQLREEILNCRGQRRSKLIKRLRVIDNFIGTGAKPEWMVLTVIPVIPPDLRPMVQLDGGRFATSDLNDLYRRVINRNNRLARLQEILAPEIIVRNEKRMLQEAVDALIDNGRRGRTVVGANNRPLKSLSDIIEGKQGRFRQNLLGKRVDYSGRSVIVVGPNLKMHQCGLPREMAIELFQPFVIHRLIRQQIVNNIKAAKRMIQRNDPVIWDVLEEVIDGHPVLLNRAPTLHRLGIQAFEPILVEGRAIQLHPLVCPAFNADFDGDQMAVHVPLSIEAQAEARMLMLASNNILSPATGKPIITPSQDMVLGCYYLTAENPKLPDYGDRYYANFQDVVMAYEQGTLPLHAFVWVRYDGSVEDGDTSEPTVTTYEDGSRLLEYRLRRRREDANGQLISQYIRTTPGRIIYNQTIQEALAS, from the coding sequence ATGCCCAGAATCGAGCAACGCTTTGACTATGTAAAGGTGTCCCTTGCCTCCCCCGAACGGATTATCCAGTGGGGCGAGCGCACCTTACCCAACGGGCAAGTGGTGGGTGAAGTCACCAAGCCAGAAACCATCAACTACCGCACCCTCAAGCCGGAAATGGATGGTCTCTTTTGTGAGCGCATTTTTGGTCCTGCCAAGGATTGGGAGTGTCACTGCGGTAAGTACAAGCGGGTGCGCCACCGCGGTATTGTCTGCGAACGCTGCGGCGTGGAGGTCACCGAATCGCGGGTGCGACGGCATCGCATGGGCTACATTAAGCTGGCTGCACCCGTCACCCATGTGTGGTACCTCAAGGGGATTCCCAGCTACATGGCCATTCTCCTTGATATGCCGCTGCGGGATGTGGAGCAAATTGTTTATTTCAACTCCTATGTGGTGCTCAACCCCGGCAATCACCCAGAGTTGACCTATAAGCAACTCCTGAGCGAAGACCAGTGGCAGGAAATCGAGGAGCAAATCTACAGCGAAGATTCGGAACTCGAAGATATTGAGGTGGGGATTGGTGCTGAGGCCATTCAGCGGCTGCTGCAGGACCTTGACCTTGCCCAAGAGGCGGAACAGTTGCGGGAAGAGATCCTCAACTGCCGCGGTCAACGCCGGTCTAAGCTCATTAAACGCCTGCGGGTCATTGATAACTTCATTGGCACGGGCGCGAAGCCGGAGTGGATGGTACTCACGGTGATTCCGGTTATTCCGCCGGACTTGCGGCCAATGGTGCAGTTGGATGGGGGGCGCTTTGCCACCTCTGACCTCAACGATCTCTACCGCCGTGTCATTAACCGCAATAATCGCCTTGCGCGCCTACAGGAGATTCTGGCACCGGAAATTATTGTCCGCAATGAAAAGCGGATGCTACAGGAAGCGGTGGATGCCCTCATTGACAATGGTCGGCGGGGTCGCACGGTGGTGGGGGCCAATAACCGTCCCCTGAAGTCCCTCTCCGATATTATTGAGGGCAAGCAGGGGCGCTTCCGCCAAAACCTCCTCGGTAAGCGGGTGGACTACTCCGGTCGCTCGGTGATTGTGGTGGGGCCAAACCTAAAAATGCACCAGTGTGGCCTGCCCCGCGAGATGGCCATTGAGTTATTCCAGCCCTTTGTCATTCACCGCCTTATCCGCCAGCAGATTGTCAACAACATTAAGGCGGCGAAGCGGATGATTCAGCGCAACGATCCGGTGATTTGGGATGTGCTTGAAGAGGTGATTGACGGGCATCCGGTGCTCCTCAACCGCGCGCCAACCCTACACCGCTTGGGCATTCAGGCCTTTGAACCCATTCTGGTGGAGGGGCGTGCCATTCAACTACATCCTTTAGTGTGCCCGGCCTTTAACGCTGACTTTGACGGTGACCAGATGGCGGTTCACGTGCCCCTCTCGATTGAGGCGCAGGCGGAGGCACGGATGCTGATGCTGGCCTCGAATAATATTTTGTCCCCGGCGACGGGCAAACCCATTATCACCCCCAGCCAAGATATGGTCTTGGGGTGCTATTACCTGACGGCGGAGAATCCGAAGCTGCCGGACTACGGCGATCGCTACTATGCCAACTTCCAAGACGTTGTCATGGCCTACGAGCAGGGCACGTTACCCCTACACGCCTTCGTCTGGGTGCGCTATGACGGTTCGGTGGAGGATGGCGACACCAGCGAGCCAACGGTAACAACCTACGAGGATGGCTCACGGTTGCTGGAGTACCGCCTGCGGCGGCGGCGCGAAGATGCGAACGGCCAACTCATTTCCCAGTACATCCGCACCACCCCGGGTCGCATTATTTATAACCAAACGATCCAAGAAGCCTTAGCCAGTTAA